The nucleotide sequence TTCATCAATTCCTGGAACTGGGGTTCATAGACATTTACGCGGTCATCAACCCAATCCTTGGCCCAACGATCTCCCCTGCCGGGTTCGTCAGCGTTATAGTCTGCTTTTTTCTTAGTGATATAGTCTTCCTCATTTTCAAACTTACCAACCGACATATTACTGTAGTCGAATTGAATATTGATCTCTTTCTGACCCTTTAAAAATGACAAGGAGCCTTCTTTCAGTTTCAGCTTTTGTGCTTGTGAAACCTGAATTCCTGCAAAAAAGAGGATTGCAATTAAAACAATTAATGTTCTTTTCATGATTTAGTTAATTAGTGGTTAATGTTTTACAGTGTACTAAAAATAAAGAGTATTTGGAAAGATGAATATCAAGGTACATGTTGCAGGTTACATGCTTCAACTGCCAGTTATCCTGTATCTTGAAGCCTGGAACTTGCAGCAAGCAACCTGCAAGACTTATTAACCCTTCCCAACACCCAGTATAATATTATAATTGAATTCAAGAAGCTTTCCTGAGCATACTATTAACAAATTCATAATCTTTAACCGAAGTGGTTTATATTCTTAAATAAAAAATATTTCTATATTTGACTTAAGAACACAAACACCAAAATTATGAAAAAAGCAGGAATTCTTTTACCAATTATCATCTTGCTTCTAATCATTTTCCAGGAAGCAAGGACGCAGTCACCGGTTAGCTTTGTCCTCAACCTTCAACCCATTTCTTACCTGATCAGTCCGGATATTAATGGATTTTCAGTATCCAGATCGGGATCCGGAGGCGGCTGGTATTATTATTCAGAAACAGACGAAATCTCCGGTTTTGCCTCGGTTGTCCCCAATGCCCTGGCTGGAATCAGCATCAATACACCTGTGGTTTTCCTTGATTTCACGGGTGGTGGTGGCTTCCTCTGGAGCGGTGCATTCAACGGTCCTGTTTATATGGGAGATTTTGCTGCACGATTTCGTATTGCCAGTGTATTTACACTTGGATTTCACGGAGGAGTAATGGCCTGGAGTCCTAAATGGACTGGAGAATACTCAGACGACAATGACGTCAATCTGGGAAACATGACCGGTATTTATGCCGGACCTACCCTTACCGTTGGGAAAAAGGCAAGCTTTGTCTTTTCCATCGATTACTTCAGCGGAAAAAGTGATGTATACACCTACAATAATTGGCATGCCAATAGTTCCGAGCTAAATTTGTCCGGTGTAATGTTCAACTTTGGTTTGCTGATAAGAGTACCGTAATCTAACTATTTACCACCGTATTTGGCACGCCACTTTTTATACTGGTCCTTCTCAATGTCCTTTAAAACATTATAATAGGATTTTGCCCAGTAATTGCGGATCCCAAAACCACCTGCCTTACCCGTCAGTTTTTGGGTAAGAAGTACTTCCTTGGTACCGGCATCGAACATGGTAACCCAGAAACGGCCTGTTTCAGAAAGCTTGTCAAAAGCTTCAACGATGAAAACAATACCAAGGCCGGTTACATCTCCCATGTCATATTCCCGTATCATGACGCTGACTTGTTCCTCCGGAATGGTATACTCCGAATTAATCACAAGGTCATCCATATTCGGTAATTCGTTCCTTTTTTCCACGGCATCCAGGTAATAGTTTACATTATCCTTGAGGAAAGCCCTGCCAATGTTGTATTTATCAGCTTCGGCGACAACAAGCTGATTCCAGGAATCGAAGAAGTGATTTTTAATCTGATAAGGATCCTGAAACCCTTCGGAGCCAATCATCCGGGATTGGGAAAAATCAAGTCCGAACCAGGTACATTCTTTGGAATTAAAAATCATAGAAGCATCCTGGGCTTTGGCCAACGGTACCAGGATCATGATTACCGCAAGAAGAATAAATTGCTTTTTCATAACCATAAAGTTTTAGTTTCACAATACTCTTTATAAACTACTTATTTGTATACCAACTACATTCGATCAACAATCTGATGATAACCCGCTATATTATTAAACCGGGATACTTCCATTGGCAAAATTACAACAATCAGCAGGGAATTTCCCTGATGATAACAAATTTATCATCACTTATTGCGGTGATCTATGAAAGTCACCGCTTTACGTTTATCCTCAGGAAATTTTAATTTCTCAATAGTTTTGGGGTCTTCAAATGAAATCGTTGGAGCAACCCTCAGGCTGGCCCGGAAATGGTCTTTCAGTTTCTTTTCAAAACCTTCCGTGACATTGTTGCAGCCTATTCTGATAAGTATTTCATCGGTACCTATTTCATTTGTATAAACTTCGACAATGTAATGTTCAATTTCACGGATATTATCCAGGATATCGTATAGCGCCGGTGGGTATAAGGTTGTCCCTTTGAATTTGATCATTTGGTTTTTTCTTCCGATGACGGGTCCCAGGCGCATGGTTGTTCTTCCGCATGCACAGGGTTCATTGTAATGATAGCATACATCCCCGGTCCTGAACCTGAGTAAAGGCATGCCTTCAACGCCAAGGGTTGTAATGGTAACCTCACCGGGTTCGTCATCTCCTACCGGCTGGTCATGATCATCAAGAAACTCCACGATGATCAGCTCCGGATGATGATGCCCGCCTGCTCCATGCCTGCATTCGGTAAATGCAGTTGCCATTTCCGTCGAAGCATATGTACTGTATAATTCAATATCCCATTTTTCATGGATCTTGCCGGCAAGAGTTGTAAGGGAGAAATCGGGGTTCCTCAATGGCTCACCAATGCAAACAGCTTTCCTTATTGAGGAAGACCGGTAATCTACTCCTTGTTCTTCAGCCCACTCTATCAATTTCAGAATGAATGATGGTACCGCAATTAAGGTATTGGGGTTCATTCTTAGAATGGTATCCCATTGCAATTCAGGCATACCATTGCCTACCCTGACTATTCCTGCTCCGAGCCTGCGAACTCCCAAAAAATAGGCTAATCCGGCCATAAACCTTCGGTCGATGGTTGTCATAAGCTGATAAACATCATTCGGCGTTCCCCCTGCACACAAAAATGAAAGGTATTCATTGTATGCCAGGCGGTCCAGATCATGATCGGTCATGACAAACTTCACCGGATCTCCCAAAGTGCCCGATGTTGTCACAATATCTATGATCTTCTGTGAAGGCACACAGATAAAATCATCGTTTTGCCGGTGAAGATGGTCCTTAGTAGTTACAGGAAGCAGGGAGAGATCCTCCAGCCGCCGGATTTTACTAATTTCAATCCTGTTATTTTCAAATGATTGACGATAAAAGGGTGAATTGTTGTTTAGGTATTCCAGCAGTTCAGGTAACCGGGATTCCTGGTATCTCTTAATTTCCTTTTCAGGAATTTGCTCAATTCTGGGTATAGCTTCCATTTACTTACCGTATCTGTTCCTGTATATCAGTAATCTTGTCTTCAATTGCATTCCTGGTATATCGTGTTGGGATTTCACATTCAAGTGCTTTGCGGTAATACTTTAGAGCCGCTTGATAATCCCCTTCAAAATTTTTCCTGTCGCCTGCAACTTCATATGCCTCAAAAAAGAATGGATTTAGGCTGACAATATATGACAGGTTAAAAACCGTATCGTTTTTATCCTTAATAGATTTTCTGACCAATCCAATTATCCTTCTGTATTCCTGAAAGCTTTTCCAATCTGCTGAATCGAGAAATCCGTCTTTTGCAATATTTCCTGATTCTTCATATAAAATTATCGGACCTGTAGATTCAGGAAATCTCTCAAAGACATGATTTAGGTCATAACAAAGATATTCTCCAAGCTGATACGGTCCGGCAGAGACCCAAACCTTGCCCTGTGCGGGTTTAAAAACAACCGAATGGTGGGCTATAAGCTGATTGATCGCTTTCTCATTCCCATTGCCTATGTCAGTATTACCAAGACCCTCACGGTTACGAAGAATTTCCACAGCAGAAGCAACATCCAGGGAATCATAACCGTTCATAAGTTCCTCCACCCGAAGGGAGCGGTATACTGTTGAGGTATTCCGCATGTTTTCACAATTCAGTGAATCCGTTGCGAAATTATCCCCCAGGAAATGATTGGTCAGGATGAGATAATTTGTATCCGGTATATAAAGAACAGTGGTATCCGGAGTCTTTTCTATTACTCCTGCGATATCCTCCTGGCCCGAACCAACCAGAAACGCTTCCGAGACGAACGTTTCTCTTTTTTTGGCAATTTCAAATGCTTCTTCAATAGTAGCGGCATATTGAAGTATTTCTCTTGCCAATATGGACACAGGGGTTGCAGCGCTGAACGGGATATCCGATTTGGCAGCATTCAGGGTAATGGTCAGGCCTTTTTCATTCATTCCTGATACTACCCCAATCATCCCTCCCCAGGTAATGAACATAAAGCGGAATCCATTCTCAGGCTTCACGAAGGCAATGATCTTATCCCGGTTGAACTCTTCCCCTGCATGAAAATCGAAATTTCTTCCAACAAGAAGCTCCCCGCCGGACGATTTACCATCCCAGGAAGCAAAAGCCGTACAGCCTACCAGGTTCATGTTTTGAAGAGCATGACCAATATCATGAGCCCCATGATAATTCAGGATGCGTTGATACTTGCTGCCAATAAAATCGTATTCATCATCAGCTGATAAGGATATTCCATAAATTTCAAGTTGATATTCCCCCGGTACATATTTATCCATATGACGGTTGAAAAAAGCAATAAAATACTTCAACACATTCAGATAAGACTTTGATGGAACCAGTTCATAGATCCTGTTAACAAAAGCTTCTTCCTGGCGGCTGATCAAAGATTGTGTAAGCTTGCCGTTTATGACCCCCATTTCAAACGGACCTCCTTCAACATATAGTTCCCATAATCCGTAAGAATTTTGCTGCAAACGGCCGTTCCCACACATAAGAAACCCTGCTGTATCATATTCTACCATGGTTTGCAAGACACCCACATTTTCAGGGCTGGGAGGCTCAATAACAACTGCAATCCTGAAATAAACAGATATAACCAGGATCAGGGTTAATAATACAATCAGTATATACCTGAATATTCTCAGTATTCTTTTAAACAGCATCATGTACCTTTTTTAGCAAATATTCTTGTCCGACAAACTCCGCACAGGTTATAAGTGCACTCAGGCTAACACCTAATATCCCGTGCAGGTTTAGGTTCTGGCCCGTCAGATAAAGATTGGGTATCTTTGTCCTTGGGATCAGAAAGGAATCCATAAAATTACGACTATCTTTGATTATTCCGTAAGCTGAACCATCTATTGTCCCGGTGTAATCTCTGAAAGTCAATGGGGTAGAGGTGTAAATCCTTTCCACTTTTTGCCTTATTCCTGGAAACGCCTTTTCCACAAGATCCATAAGCCTTTCAGCCCTTTCTGCTTTAAATTCTTCATAGGCTTCTCCTCTTTTTCCCACAGTGGTATTCTCCCATGGCCTGACCTGATCATATTTCATATAAGTCATAACAACCACATTTTCTGAGTATTGCTGCTCCATAAGTCTTGCAGAGGTGTACATCATAAAACCGGATGGCCATTTATCATCATCCTGATTCTGGTCAGACCATACATCATCCTTATCGAAATAATAATAATTATGATTCAGGTATGGAAAGCAGTCCTTTTTTAAGATGATGTAAAGAATAAACATCCCCATAGAGTTTTCAAGCTTCAAAACCCTGTTAATATATGCTTTACGCAAGGAACGTCCATTCAACATCCGCAGAGTATTTGCAGGATGAATGTCCGAGATGATGTATTCTGAGTGGAACTCCCTTCCATCGGTTGTTATCACCTTATCGATCAAGTCTCCGTCAACATGCAGGATTTGCACCTCAGCACGGGGAATTATCTCGCCTCCATTTGTTTCAATTATTTCCGACAAAGCAGCAGCAATCTGCGATGAGCCGCCAATCGGCCTCCATGCACTTTGAATGAAAAAATGGTTGATAACTGCGTGCACATAAAGTGGAGACCCTTCCTTAACCCCGGCATACAAACCGTTCAAACCGGCCAGGATATTCCTTAGAACATTATCCTTTGTTAAACCGGCAATATACTCAGAAGCAGGTATGGAGATACCGGGATTAACAAATAAGTTTTCCTGCCGGAAAGGTCTAAGATTGTACAGGTCAACCATACCGACAACTTTCCTTAAACCCTTGACATATTGTGATATTTCATCCTTTTTACCAGGAAACCTTGCTGAAAGTGAATCGGTAAATCTTTCAAAACCTTGTGCCAGATCATATTCTTTCCCCATGTAGGATATCCTGTCAAAACAATCGATATCAAGTTGCTTAAGCCTGAGTTTCCGGGTCAGACCCACATAAGAAAATATCGTATGAAGGATTTGTCCTTTCTCCATACTTCCAATGTAATGCATTCCTGTATCGAATGTTTTTCCTTGCCGTGTAAATGTTTGCAGACAACCGCCAATTACAGAATTTTTTTCCAGGACAGTCACCCTGAATCCCTCCTTGCTCAGGATAGCGCCGCAGAGCAAGCCACCCAGCCCGCTTCCGATGATCAAAACGTTATTACCGGAGTTTCCCTGGCTCATAAATCTGCATTTTTTACATTTTTTATAAGATAATCCATACCCAGGAACTCTGAGCAGGTGAGCAACGCATTGACCGAAACCCCGAGAATCCCATGAAGGTTTAGGTTTTGACCTGTAAGGTAAAGATTGCTTATTCGTGTTTTAGGCATGAGAAGCGACCTGAGGGGATCTGCACTATCCTTAACAATACCGTAACTGGAACCGTTAAGGGTGCCCGTATAATCTCTGTAGGTAAGAGGTGTGGAAGTATAATATTTAGCTATCTTTTGGCGAATGCCAGGAATCCTTTTTTCCAGAGTATTAATAAGAAGTTCAGCTTTTCTTTCCTTAAAATCCGTGTATTCTTTTCCACGATTTTCTACAGTGGTATTCTCCCATTTCTTTACTTCGTCATAATGCATATAGGTGATGGCTATAAGCGCATTGGCAAACCCACTTCCACCGGATATTGCCGGAGTATAAGCCATTACATAAGGAGGCCATTCGTTTTCATTGTAATGGTAGCCCTTCCATACATCATCGGATGTGTAATGGTAAATATTGTAATTAAGATAAGGAAATGAGTTCTCATTTAAAACTGCATAAAGGGTAAACATCCCGATAGTGTTTTCCATGGATTGTATCCTTCTTCGATATGCATTGTTAAGTTCCCCTTCCCCGATCATTTTCATGGTAACAGCAGGGTGAACATTGGAGATGATGTTATTTGCCTCCATTCTATCCCCATCGGCTGTCTTTACAGCAATCGCCCTTTTCTCACGTAAAACAATGCTTTCAACCTTTTTATTCCGGAAAATCTCCCCACCGTTTTCTCTGATTTTCGCAGCTAGCTCTTTTGCCAGTTGGGAGCTGCCATCAACCAGCCTCCAGGCGCTTTTCATAAAGGAATAATTAATTATCCCATGAATATACAAGGGGGTTTTCTCCGAAATACCTGCATATAAAGGATTTGTAGCTGCCAGCACACTCCTTAGTTTCTCGTCTTTGGTCAGGCTTTCCAGAAATTTACGGGTATTGGTGTAATAATACTCGTTAAGGGAAGTACTATTGCCCTTAATCTCCAAATCGTATAATGGAAAAGAGTGACTGAGGTGGCGCAGCTTTTCAATATAGTTAATTATCCCTGACTTTTCATTAGGAAAGCGTGAAGCCAATGCCTCAATGAAACGGTCTTCACCCTGCGAATAATGATATTCCACAGGATCTCCCTCAAAGGTTATTCTTTCAAAAGCGTCTTCATCCATCTTGCGTAGACGAAGCCTGTCGTATATACCTACATACTTGAAGTACTGATATAAAACCTGTCCCCTGTCGAGTGACTCTGTATAATTTAAACCTGTATTGAAAACAACACCATCTCGTGCAAACGACTGCAAACACCCTCCAATCCTTGGATTTTTTTCAACAACACAAACCTTAAAGCCTTCCTTACTCAGGATGGATGCGCTAAGCAACCCGCCCAGCCCACTGCCGATGACAAGCACATCATAGGCCATGACCGCTTCTTATTGGTTTAATGTTTGTCTTCTTCAAAACATACAAAATATTAGAGGTATATCTTGTCTTGTCAATCCAGGAAAACTCCAGGCCAGCCTTTAATGCATATTGACTGATCTTTTCACCGGAAGTAAAGTGAAGCAGACCGGTATCACAAGTTTTATTGAATTGTAGAATTTTTGTAGAAAAGAATTCTGACAAAACGGTCCCTTTATGTTTTCCTGGCATACCCCGATCTCCCTCCCGGATCAGGATGACACCGCCTTCTTTCAGTTTTGAGGCACAGCTCCCGATAAGGCCCTCCTGATCTTTTTCAGGAAAATAATGCAATACATCCGAAAGTATAAATGCATCGCTCTCAGGGAACGTATAACCTCTCACATCACCCTGTATGAATTCTAAATCCTGATTTTTATAATATGCGTTCTCTGCAATTAAAATCTTATCGGGATCATGATCAATACCCAGTATCTTCCTGGATGGGGCACGAAAATAGAGCAGGTACGATATAAAACCATATCCGCAGCCCAGGTCTGTGATCATACCCTCTTTGGGAACATATTCGTCGTATATACGGTAATGATCTTCCATGCGCATTTTTACCTTAAGATACCATTCCATGATGGCACCCCGGTAAACATAGTTCATCACCATCCTGCGATGGAAATACTCCGCCTGGCCAAATTCCTTCTCAAGCAATTGATACTCGCGAATAATGTATTTCCTGAACCCTTTTGTCCTTTCTCTGTAATTTTTACCAAATCGATAATCATCAATGGATATCCTGTTTAATATCTTCATGGTTATCCTTCCCGATCTGAGAAAAAGCTCACTCTTTTTCAAAACGTCTCCGACACCATGAAAGATCACCGGTAAAATATCAAGCTGCAATTGCTCTGCCAGATAAAAGGCTCCCCGGTGAAAACGGTGAATCGTTGTGTCATCGGAACGCGTACCTTCCGGAAAAATCAAAATAGAATATCCTTCTTCAACTCTTTTGGCAATTTTGGGCAATGAATCATCAATCCCTGCAGATGTAACCGGATAAAAATCAGCCATTCCAGCCAGCGCACCGTAAATTCTACGATGAACCTTTTCGTTGGTTAATACCAGGATTTTGGGATAAAGCATCAAAACCAACAGAATATCAATGTGAGACTGGTGGTTCCCTATGATCAGAGCAGGCTTTCTGAACTTATTCCGGCTAAACCCGATTACTTTTTTGGAAATATTGAACGGACCATAAATAACAACCCTGAATGCCATCATGATCAGGTAATGATAAACAAATCTGAGCTTCCTACGGGAAATTGGAGTGAGATAAAACATTATCCCTCCAAGAACCGTGAGAATGATTGTTCCTGAAATAAAAATAACCAATGCTACAAGCGAAAAAAAGAAATCTACAAAAGTGATGGGAGCAAAACGTTTCCTGCCTTTGGATTTTATCATCCAGTAAAAAAGAATGGGTTGCAGAGTGTAAGCTATGAAAACAACAGACAGTATCCCGACCACGGAGACTACTGCTATTGATCTTAACGCGGGATGAGCCGCAAAAATCAGAACCCCTACCCCGGAAATGGTAGTTATGGCAGAAAGAAAAATAGAAGTTTTGAATGAATTCAGGTTCCGTTCTCCTGTCTTGAACTCATCAAGCAACCCCCGTGTAATGAAAATGCTGTAATCTATTCCCAATCCAAAGATAAAAGTGGTAATCACAACATTAAATATGGTAAATTCGATCCCAAGTATACCCATGATCCCTAATGTCCAGACCCAGCTCACCAACATTGGAACATAGGTAACTACCGTAAGTTCAATGCGGCCAAATGATATCAGGATGATCAGGAAGACAATGAGCATCGAAACCAACACCAGAATTCTAAAATCCTCCCTGAGCATATTCACAAAGCGTGCTGCCAGAAATTGCCGGTCGATAATGACTTGTCCGGGAACTTCCTTCAGTGCAGCGTGCACATCCTGTTTGTTTTCTAATCCAAGCTTGATACTGGTCACAACATATGCCGCATCCCCTGTTTCATTGATGTAATCCTCCAGGAATTTTTCTCTCAAGACAGGAAAATCCCAGGTTTCCTTTCCACTGAAATCCTGCCTTATCAAATCTTTAAATCCGTCAAAAGCA is from Bacteroidota bacterium and encodes:
- a CDS encoding C45 family peptidase, which produces MMLFKRILRIFRYILIVLLTLILVISVYFRIAVVIEPPSPENVGVLQTMVEYDTAGFLMCGNGRLQQNSYGLWELYVEGGPFEMGVINGKLTQSLISRQEEAFVNRIYELVPSKSYLNVLKYFIAFFNRHMDKYVPGEYQLEIYGISLSADDEYDFIGSKYQRILNYHGAHDIGHALQNMNLVGCTAFASWDGKSSGGELLVGRNFDFHAGEEFNRDKIIAFVKPENGFRFMFITWGGMIGVVSGMNEKGLTITLNAAKSDIPFSAATPVSILAREILQYAATIEEAFEIAKKRETFVSEAFLVGSGQEDIAGVIEKTPDTTVLYIPDTNYLILTNHFLGDNFATDSLNCENMRNTSTVYRSLRVEELMNGYDSLDVASAVEILRNREGLGNTDIGNGNEKAINQLIAHHSVVFKPAQGKVWVSAGPYQLGEYLCYDLNHVFERFPESTGPIILYEESGNIAKDGFLDSADWKSFQEYRRIIGLVRKSIKDKNDTVFNLSYIVSLNPFFFEAYEVAGDRKNFEGDYQAALKYYRKALECEIPTRYTRNAIEDKITDIQEQIR
- a CDS encoding MMPL family transporter, whose translation is MLQPFVSSYRIFRKRRILFLVLALLLFLSAGYFTSLIRLEEDIFKMVMQDDDAGHYSEALKNTKLLDYLVIRIGSVDTAGESTGLIIRYADELNQLLTERFDSNHIRKIRYRFESRTMQESFGEFYHNLPVFLEENDYIWLDSLLNRESIRKTIAGNYRLLVSPASMAMKRYLVQDPLSITPRIMEKLKSFQPDDNFIIHQGYIFTRDLDNLLMIVSPANPSSETGKNASLVQGIQSLTDSLNSVYSPTVTAEYFGGVAVSVANASRIKKDIILTVGIAMVVVISLMVLYFRQKRIILILVIPAVFGGSMALALLYFIQGTISGIALGVGSVLVGIAIDYSLHFFSHFQSIGSVEKTLKDITAPILLSCLTTAAAFLCLGFVSSTALRDMGWFAALSIVFAAVFALLILPHLVKDNPGKSKLSFINRISSYDYHRNRYLKWSIVIITILSLFFFRHVTFEEDLEKMSYMTPELKRAEQNLNKISTVSLRTMYVVSVGSNISEALQNNESLEEILNELKKDGKVQSYLLPSGLYPAPSAIEESIERWDTFWDTRRDSLSVWLDEAGKEYGFRPGAFDGFKDLIRQDFSGKETWDFPVLREKFLEDYINETGDAAYVVTSIKLGLENKQDVHAALKEVPGQVIIDRQFLAARFVNMLREDFRILVLVSMLIVFLIILISFGRIELTVVTYVPMLVSWVWTLGIMGILGIEFTIFNVVITTFIFGLGIDYSIFITRGLLDEFKTGERNLNSFKTSIFLSAITTISGVGVLIFAAHPALRSIAVVSVVGILSVVFIAYTLQPILFYWMIKSKGRKRFAPITFVDFFFSLVALVIFISGTIILTVLGGIMFYLTPISRRKLRFVYHYLIMMAFRVVIYGPFNISKKVIGFSRNKFRKPALIIGNHQSHIDILLVLMLYPKILVLTNEKVHRRIYGALAGMADFYPVTSAGIDDSLPKIAKRVEEGYSILIFPEGTRSDDTTIHRFHRGAFYLAEQLQLDILPVIFHGVGDVLKKSELFLRSGRITMKILNRISIDDYRFGKNYRERTKGFRKYIIREYQLLEKEFGQAEYFHRRMVMNYVYRGAIMEWYLKVKMRMEDHYRIYDEYVPKEGMITDLGCGYGFISYLLYFRAPSRKILGIDHDPDKILIAENAYYKNQDLEFIQGDVRGYTFPESDAFILSDVLHYFPEKDQEGLIGSCASKLKEGGVILIREGDRGMPGKHKGTVLSEFFSTKILQFNKTCDTGLLHFTSGEKISQYALKAGLEFSWIDKTRYTSNILYVLKKTNIKPIRSGHGL
- a CDS encoding NAD(P)/FAD-dependent oxidoreductase; protein product: MAYDVLVIGSGLGGLLSASILSKEGFKVCVVEKNPRIGGCLQSFARDGVVFNTGLNYTESLDRGQVLYQYFKYVGIYDRLRLRKMDEDAFERITFEGDPVEYHYSQGEDRFIEALASRFPNEKSGIINYIEKLRHLSHSFPLYDLEIKGNSTSLNEYYYTNTRKFLESLTKDEKLRSVLAATNPLYAGISEKTPLYIHGIINYSFMKSAWRLVDGSSQLAKELAAKIRENGGEIFRNKKVESIVLREKRAIAVKTADGDRMEANNIISNVHPAVTMKMIGEGELNNAYRRRIQSMENTIGMFTLYAVLNENSFPYLNYNIYHYTSDDVWKGYHYNENEWPPYVMAYTPAISGGSGFANALIAITYMHYDEVKKWENTTVENRGKEYTDFKERKAELLINTLEKRIPGIRQKIAKYYTSTPLTYRDYTGTLNGSSYGIVKDSADPLRSLLMPKTRISNLYLTGQNLNLHGILGVSVNALLTCSEFLGMDYLIKNVKNADL
- a CDS encoding NAD(P)/FAD-dependent oxidoreductase, with amino-acid sequence MSQGNSGNNVLIIGSGLGGLLCGAILSKEGFRVTVLEKNSVIGGCLQTFTRQGKTFDTGMHYIGSMEKGQILHTIFSYVGLTRKLRLKQLDIDCFDRISYMGKEYDLAQGFERFTDSLSARFPGKKDEISQYVKGLRKVVGMVDLYNLRPFRQENLFVNPGISIPASEYIAGLTKDNVLRNILAGLNGLYAGVKEGSPLYVHAVINHFFIQSAWRPIGGSSQIAAALSEIIETNGGEIIPRAEVQILHVDGDLIDKVITTDGREFHSEYIISDIHPANTLRMLNGRSLRKAYINRVLKLENSMGMFILYIILKKDCFPYLNHNYYYFDKDDVWSDQNQDDDKWPSGFMMYTSARLMEQQYSENVVVMTYMKYDQVRPWENTTVGKRGEAYEEFKAERAERLMDLVEKAFPGIRQKVERIYTSTPLTFRDYTGTIDGSAYGIIKDSRNFMDSFLIPRTKIPNLYLTGQNLNLHGILGVSLSALITCAEFVGQEYLLKKVHDAV
- a CDS encoding AMP-binding protein — its product is MEAIPRIEQIPEKEIKRYQESRLPELLEYLNNNSPFYRQSFENNRIEISKIRRLEDLSLLPVTTKDHLHRQNDDFICVPSQKIIDIVTTSGTLGDPVKFVMTDHDLDRLAYNEYLSFLCAGGTPNDVYQLMTTIDRRFMAGLAYFLGVRRLGAGIVRVGNGMPELQWDTILRMNPNTLIAVPSFILKLIEWAEEQGVDYRSSSIRKAVCIGEPLRNPDFSLTTLAGKIHEKWDIELYSTYASTEMATAFTECRHGAGGHHHPELIIVEFLDDHDQPVGDDEPGEVTITTLGVEGMPLLRFRTGDVCYHYNEPCACGRTTMRLGPVIGRKNQMIKFKGTTLYPPALYDILDNIREIEHYIVEVYTNEIGTDEILIRIGCNNVTEGFEKKLKDHFRASLRVAPTISFEDPKTIEKLKFPEDKRKAVTFIDHRNK